One segment of Streptomyces sp. NA02950 DNA contains the following:
- a CDS encoding non-ribosomal peptide synthetase, which yields MSPATATSLEPPVPLTTAQQRLWFLQQLAPGNPAYTICTAIELVGPLNPLALRYAVGRIGRRHEMLRAVFADDGEGPSQRVASAAPCLRLVDVAAAGGEREVRRLLTEIGARPFALAAGPPVAWLLLRLAPHRHLLVLSVHHLVFDGGSAQVVRDELQALCQAAVTGTPAAQPAPGADYGQVVAQQQELVEQDSGSVAFWRAELAGAPPRSTPFGGTSAGHTRPVRHVERLGRAEIGALNRLCRRTGSTRFMALLAALGCWVGRYSGQRDVVLGSPVALREGELSRGAVGLLINMLPLRLRLHGEPDFHDVLRRARNTVLDALDHRWVAFERIVDELGVHRDLDTTPLFQVLFAYQQPPEPPSLPEVAARLVDVPAAAAKYDLTVTAADTAEGIDLIFEADGACCSEPELASRCRQFRALLSAALADPERSVHRLVLTTPQQLRALRAPAAIDPGAGELVHSLVAARAAKHPDVVAVVHGRCQVSYRQLDAWSDGIAADLRARGCGPDEVVGVWLPRTPAILAALLGVLKAGAAFLPVGVEQPAQRVRLMLAETGSRLLIGDEELLDRRGAEGVLLPPVVPVSRPGPAPRVTVPPRALAYVLYTSGSTGRPKGVAIEHRSAAAFLRWAGTEFGAEGLRSVLATTSVGFDLAFFELFAPLAHGGTVVLAEDALHIPETPAATGATLLNSVPSAVAALLDVDGVPGAVDAVNLAGEPLPRELADRLQRRPMHTVVRNLYGPSEATTYATAGVVDAGSAPPTIGTSIGTVRAWVADDHGQPVPDLVNGELLIGGPALARGYCGLPAKTAEAFVPDPFGDPGTRVYRTGDLVRQRADGQLVFVGRRDAQIKLRGVRIELGEIEQVLRTVAPIRDVVVLPDGEEPANRRLVAFASATPGERLSPDDVLAALRSALPPVMIPSALVVLADLPHNDNGKVDRAVLAGRAATAVQERRRGGAPGNALERAIAQEWQRVLGVERIGVHDGFFDLGGNSLGLLRLHHALVGSVHAGLRLVDLFQFPDIASLADHVDHLIRSVDSGCRPPAVDPALARGRRRRYMAGLGRERQT from the coding sequence ATGAGCCCGGCAACGGCGACCAGCCTTGAGCCGCCAGTACCGCTCACGACAGCCCAGCAGCGGTTGTGGTTCCTCCAGCAGCTGGCGCCGGGCAATCCGGCGTACACGATCTGCACCGCCATCGAGCTGGTGGGACCGCTCAACCCGCTCGCGCTGCGCTACGCGGTCGGCCGGATCGGCCGCAGGCACGAGATGCTGCGCGCGGTCTTCGCCGATGACGGCGAGGGCCCCAGCCAACGGGTGGCGTCGGCCGCCCCTTGCCTGCGGCTGGTCGACGTTGCCGCTGCCGGGGGCGAGCGGGAGGTGCGCAGGCTGCTCACGGAGATCGGGGCCCGCCCTTTCGCGCTGGCCGCAGGTCCACCCGTGGCCTGGCTGCTCCTGCGGCTTGCGCCGCACCGGCACCTGCTCGTGCTCTCGGTGCATCACCTGGTGTTCGACGGAGGTTCGGCCCAGGTGGTGCGCGACGAGCTCCAAGCCCTGTGCCAGGCCGCTGTCACCGGCACGCCGGCCGCCCAGCCCGCGCCGGGGGCCGACTATGGGCAAGTCGTCGCCCAGCAGCAGGAACTGGTGGAGCAGGACAGCGGTTCCGTGGCGTTCTGGCGGGCCGAGCTCGCCGGGGCGCCGCCACGCAGCACGCCCTTCGGCGGGACCTCGGCCGGGCATACCCGGCCGGTCCGGCACGTCGAGCGGCTGGGACGGGCGGAGATCGGTGCGTTGAACCGGCTGTGTAGGCGCACGGGCAGCACCAGGTTCATGGCGCTGCTGGCTGCGCTCGGCTGTTGGGTCGGCCGCTACAGCGGACAGCGGGACGTCGTCCTGGGTTCTCCGGTTGCCTTGCGAGAGGGCGAGCTGTCGCGGGGAGCGGTCGGCCTGCTCATCAACATGCTGCCCCTGCGCCTGCGGCTGCACGGCGAACCGGATTTCCACGACGTCCTTCGCCGCGCCAGGAACACGGTGCTCGACGCGCTGGATCACCGGTGGGTGGCGTTCGAGCGGATCGTCGACGAGCTGGGCGTACACCGAGACCTCGACACCACCCCGCTGTTCCAGGTGCTGTTCGCCTACCAGCAGCCTCCGGAGCCGCCGTCCCTGCCGGAGGTCGCGGCACGGCTGGTAGACGTGCCTGCCGCAGCGGCGAAGTACGACCTGACCGTCACCGCGGCGGACACCGCGGAGGGGATTGATTTGATTTTCGAGGCGGACGGCGCGTGCTGTTCGGAACCGGAACTCGCCAGTCGGTGCCGCCAGTTCCGGGCGCTGCTCAGCGCCGCGCTGGCCGATCCGGAGCGGTCCGTGCACCGGCTGGTGTTGACCACTCCGCAGCAGCTGAGGGCCCTGCGCGCTCCCGCGGCGATCGACCCCGGTGCGGGCGAGTTGGTCCACAGTCTCGTGGCGGCGAGAGCCGCCAAGCACCCCGACGTGGTGGCAGTGGTGCACGGCCGATGCCAGGTGAGCTACCGGCAGCTGGACGCCTGGTCGGACGGCATCGCCGCGGACCTGCGCGCTCGGGGCTGCGGCCCGGACGAGGTGGTCGGTGTCTGGCTCCCCAGGACACCGGCGATCCTCGCTGCCCTGCTCGGCGTGCTGAAAGCGGGTGCGGCGTTCCTGCCGGTCGGCGTGGAGCAGCCCGCGCAGCGGGTCCGGCTGATGCTCGCCGAAACCGGCTCCCGGCTGCTCATCGGTGACGAGGAGCTGCTGGACCGGCGCGGGGCCGAGGGAGTGCTCCTGCCGCCCGTGGTCCCGGTGTCCCGGCCCGGCCCGGCGCCGCGGGTGACGGTCCCGCCGCGGGCGCTGGCGTACGTGCTGTACACCTCGGGGTCCACCGGACGGCCGAAAGGTGTCGCGATCGAGCACCGCAGCGCTGCGGCCTTCCTGCGCTGGGCCGGGACCGAGTTCGGCGCGGAAGGGCTGCGCAGCGTCCTCGCCACCACCTCTGTCGGCTTCGACCTCGCCTTCTTCGAGCTGTTCGCGCCGCTGGCCCACGGCGGGACCGTCGTGCTGGCCGAGGACGCGCTCCACATCCCCGAGACACCTGCGGCCACGGGAGCGACCCTGCTGAACTCCGTGCCCTCGGCGGTGGCGGCCCTGCTCGATGTCGACGGGGTGCCCGGAGCGGTCGACGCGGTGAACCTGGCCGGCGAGCCGCTGCCGCGGGAGCTGGCCGACCGGCTCCAGCGGCGCCCGATGCACACCGTGGTACGCAACCTCTACGGTCCTTCCGAAGCGACCACGTACGCGACAGCGGGAGTGGTCGACGCGGGCAGTGCTCCGCCGACCATCGGCACCTCGATCGGCACGGTGCGCGCGTGGGTGGCGGATGACCATGGCCAACCGGTTCCCGACCTGGTCAATGGGGAACTGCTCATCGGCGGGCCCGCACTCGCCCGCGGCTACTGCGGCCTCCCCGCCAAAACGGCCGAGGCGTTCGTCCCCGACCCGTTCGGCGACCCGGGCACCCGTGTCTACCGCACCGGTGACCTCGTGCGGCAGCGCGCCGACGGCCAACTGGTCTTCGTCGGCCGCCGCGACGCGCAGATCAAGCTGCGCGGGGTGCGCATCGAGCTCGGCGAGATCGAACAGGTGCTCCGCACGGTGGCGCCGATCCGCGACGTGGTCGTCCTGCCGGATGGCGAGGAACCCGCGAACCGGCGGCTGGTGGCGTTCGCCAGCGCGACGCCGGGAGAGCGGTTGTCCCCGGACGACGTGCTGGCGGCGCTGCGCTCGGCGCTGCCGCCGGTGATGATCCCCTCGGCGCTGGTCGTCCTGGCCGATCTGCCGCACAACGACAACGGCAAGGTCGACCGGGCCGTACTCGCCGGCCGCGCCGCCACCGCGGTCCAGGAACGCCGCCGCGGGGGCGCTCCCGGGAACGCGCTGGAGCGGGCCATCGCACAGGAGTGGCAGCGGGTGCTCGGCGTCGAGCGGATCGGTGTCCACGACGGGTTCTTCGACCTCGGTGGGAACTCCCTCGGCCTACTGCGACTGCACCATGCGCTGGTCGGCTCCGTCCACGCCGGACTTCGGTTGGTCGACCTGTTCCAGTTCCCCGACATAGCCAGCCTCGCCGACCACGTCGATCACCTCATCCGCTCGGTCGACAGCGGGTGCCGGCCGCCCGCGGTCGACCCGGCGTTGGCCCGGGGCAGACGCCGCAGGTACATGGCAGGACTCGGACGGGAGCGCCAGACATGA
- a CDS encoding type I polyketide synthase codes for MTSSPLDSAAPEPVAVISMSGRFPGADTVEQFWANVSSGIESIARFPDPAAEPRPRFVGAEGVLGDIAGFDAEFFGYSPKEAEVMDPQHRMCLEAAWTLFDTAGYDPATLDDPVGVFVSSALSSYLVRNLLPNDGLLRDLGGFPLLIHNDKDFAATTISYKLGLTGPSVSVGSACSSSLVAVHLAARSLQSFECDMAAAGGVSLQVPQAQGYIHAEGSYYSADGRCAAFDRSSSGTVGASGVGLVLLKRLADAQRDGDRVHAVLLGSAVNNDGGHKAGYTAPGVRGQRDAIVEAHAAAGISAESVGYVEAHGTGTAIGDPIEVEALTAAFRATTDRTGFCALGSVKTNVGHLDAAAGVAGLIKAIGAVRDGVLPATLHYEEPNPAIDFARSPFYVSAATAPWPVGSSPRRAGVSSFGIGGTNAHVVLEQPPAAQAVDSERRPVQPLLLSARSAAALDQAGTELAEWLLHEPGLDLADVSATLAGRRAHRHRRVVVAASGAAAASALRTPVVPTPVIGDARAAFLFSGQGNGYPGMAAGLSAGEPAFRRHLDECARLLAEHAVDLRALLDVSSGTPADQIAGFSVSYSLAQTLIEWGVEPVGMVGHSVGEYVAAAVAGVFSLPTALRLVVARSEVQSALPEGRMLAVPLGADELRPVLDDGLALAAINAPDRCVVSGTVHAVEALAARLTADGLRTTMLAMRQAGHSDVIGQVLDLFRPALSEAEFHAPHLPFLSTVTGDWADPADVAGPEYWLAQMRRPVLFDAAVQRLAEVAPAALVELGPGTGLGRLAARRLGPPTVFTGSCLPPAEQNPRPEQETEHMVRAVGAVWARGCPVDWTEFHRPQRPLRTHVPGYPFQHERYWIEAPGETAPGRLAALLPEPAVAGPVPDDIDDHPGLRSDLEALCRALLLDYLRAVGIAARAGERLQVAELRAALGLAPELSRFGDFLVAVLSEDGVVDREGDTLTFRPLADTHDSDRLHARLVDRHPGFEGLADLLVHCAAAYPEALRDPRAAVGVLHPGADGALLRRELGERTVEYRSTGALGRMLGDVLERLAAEVGRPLRVLEVGAGEGTLTQQLATRLGPQRVQYHATDLAPLVVDLLADGAASRGVPLTTGVLDIDRDPAAQGYSAGYDLVCGLDVVHATPDVARSLRNLRSLLAPGGVLGLIETVRHDRWLPMIWGLTTGWWIHADRSSDHGPLLDVDGWREAFASQGFTDTTVRTAATGRPDAALILATAPAVAPVVNTVGAGQQPVRREDPGDWTHLPGWRHAAPAPAARRRDGTTCLLLSDGPLGQEVASRLDTLGVRAVFARADPAWSTDQRRYRELLADLAAQDRAPQLIVHLWPYEAAGVDRPLDLGTVKEGQLTGLHSLLHLAQAIGAETGTQPVRLVSVTRGAQAVLGDLAHPEHATVASAVKVIPRELPRVSATAIDVDAADAGLADRVVAELLDPASPTEVAYRGRQRFERDYHPLPFGPARTPEPGGVYLICGGLGGIGLSVAEYLAPTARALVLTRRTPFPEPEDRAAHPAGGDTERLAERLAALTANGAELLLRRADVADEARMREVVAETESRFGPITGVVHAAGAPDTAGLIQRRDRHATDEAMASKVLGPVVLDTILGDRRLDFFVLCSSIGSVLHKLKFGEVGYVAGNDFLDAFAAHRAARRPGQTVSIGWTDWTDEAGMWATVQEKLVQRYDVAAAPEHVAPGADLLGAISRSEGTELFARILAGNRSPRVLVCTLDLGALLARHEAFSTDDHRAAVAGLRIARSRRDRTALSTVYREPGTPVERGVAACWAALLGDDPIGADDDFFELGGDSLVALRLLSAVRERYGVELSMAQLFDAPTISGQAAAIEHGASGRGGEERGDEEEVLL; via the coding sequence ATGACCAGTTCACCCCTAGATTCCGCGGCGCCGGAGCCGGTCGCCGTGATTTCGATGAGCGGCCGGTTCCCCGGCGCGGACACCGTCGAGCAGTTCTGGGCCAACGTCAGCTCGGGGATCGAGAGCATCGCCCGGTTCCCCGACCCTGCGGCGGAGCCCCGCCCGCGCTTCGTCGGCGCGGAGGGGGTGCTCGGGGACATCGCCGGGTTCGACGCGGAGTTCTTCGGCTACTCGCCGAAGGAGGCCGAGGTGATGGACCCCCAGCACCGAATGTGCCTCGAGGCGGCGTGGACCCTGTTCGACACCGCGGGGTACGACCCGGCAACACTGGACGACCCGGTCGGAGTGTTCGTCTCCAGTGCGCTCAGCTCGTACCTGGTGCGCAACCTGCTGCCGAACGACGGCCTGTTACGGGATCTCGGAGGGTTCCCGCTGCTCATCCACAACGACAAGGACTTCGCGGCCACCACGATCTCCTACAAGCTGGGCCTGACCGGCCCCAGCGTCTCCGTCGGTTCGGCGTGCTCCTCCTCCCTGGTCGCCGTGCACCTGGCCGCGCGCAGCCTGCAGTCCTTCGAGTGCGACATGGCGGCGGCGGGCGGGGTCTCCCTCCAGGTGCCGCAGGCCCAGGGGTACATACACGCCGAGGGCAGCTACTACTCGGCGGACGGTCGGTGCGCGGCGTTCGACCGGTCGTCCTCGGGCACGGTCGGCGCCAGCGGCGTCGGTCTGGTCCTGCTCAAGCGACTGGCGGACGCGCAGCGGGACGGTGACCGGGTGCACGCGGTGCTGCTCGGGTCCGCGGTGAACAACGACGGCGGGCACAAGGCGGGCTACACCGCGCCGGGCGTGCGCGGACAGCGCGACGCGATCGTCGAGGCCCACGCCGCCGCCGGGATCTCGGCCGAGAGTGTCGGGTACGTCGAGGCCCACGGCACGGGCACAGCGATCGGGGACCCGATCGAGGTGGAGGCGTTGACCGCCGCGTTCCGCGCCACCACGGACCGCACCGGCTTCTGCGCGCTCGGCTCGGTGAAAACCAACGTCGGGCACCTCGACGCGGCGGCGGGCGTCGCCGGCCTGATCAAAGCCATCGGAGCGGTGCGCGACGGCGTGCTCCCGGCCACCCTGCACTACGAGGAACCCAATCCCGCCATCGACTTCGCGAGGTCCCCGTTCTACGTCAGCGCGGCAACGGCCCCGTGGCCGGTGGGGAGCTCACCCCGGCGCGCCGGGGTGAGCTCGTTCGGCATCGGCGGCACGAACGCACACGTGGTGCTCGAACAGCCGCCTGCCGCACAAGCCGTGGACAGCGAACGGCGCCCGGTCCAACCGCTGCTGCTGTCGGCCCGGTCGGCGGCGGCACTTGACCAGGCGGGGACCGAGCTGGCCGAGTGGTTGCTGCACGAGCCCGGTCTCGACCTCGCCGACGTCTCCGCGACCCTCGCGGGCAGGCGGGCACACCGTCATCGACGCGTCGTGGTGGCCGCCTCCGGCGCGGCCGCCGCATCGGCACTGCGCACACCGGTAGTACCGACGCCGGTCATCGGCGACGCACGAGCCGCGTTCCTGTTCTCCGGGCAGGGCAACGGCTACCCGGGCATGGCCGCCGGGCTGTCCGCCGGCGAACCGGCGTTCCGACGTCACCTCGACGAGTGCGCGCGGCTGCTGGCCGAGCACGCGGTGGATCTGCGCGCGCTGCTCGACGTTTCGAGCGGGACGCCCGCGGACCAGATCGCCGGGTTTTCGGTGAGCTACTCGCTGGCTCAGACGCTGATCGAGTGGGGCGTCGAGCCGGTCGGCATGGTCGGGCACAGCGTCGGCGAGTACGTCGCCGCCGCCGTGGCCGGGGTGTTCTCACTACCCACCGCGCTCCGCCTGGTCGTAGCTCGCTCCGAGGTGCAGTCCGCGCTCCCGGAGGGCCGGATGCTGGCCGTACCGCTCGGCGCCGACGAGCTGCGGCCGGTCCTCGACGACGGCCTTGCGCTGGCCGCGATCAACGCCCCCGACCGATGCGTGGTCTCCGGCACCGTCCACGCGGTGGAGGCGCTTGCCGCCCGGCTGACCGCCGACGGACTGCGGACCACGATGCTGGCGATGCGGCAAGCCGGCCACTCCGATGTGATCGGCCAGGTCCTGGATCTGTTCCGGCCCGCGCTGTCCGAGGCGGAGTTCCACGCCCCGCACCTGCCGTTCCTGTCCACCGTCACCGGCGACTGGGCCGATCCGGCCGATGTGGCCGGTCCCGAGTACTGGCTCGCCCAGATGCGCCGTCCGGTGCTCTTCGACGCCGCGGTGCAGCGGCTCGCCGAGGTGGCGCCCGCCGCACTCGTCGAACTCGGTCCGGGAACCGGGCTGGGCAGACTGGCCGCGCGCAGACTCGGTCCGCCCACTGTGTTCACCGGTAGCTGTCTGCCTCCCGCCGAGCAGAACCCGCGTCCCGAGCAGGAGACCGAGCACATGGTGCGGGCGGTGGGGGCCGTGTGGGCTCGTGGTTGTCCGGTGGACTGGACCGAGTTCCACCGTCCGCAGCGTCCGCTCCGCACGCACGTGCCGGGATATCCCTTCCAGCACGAGCGCTACTGGATCGAGGCCCCTGGCGAGACCGCGCCGGGACGGCTGGCCGCACTGCTGCCGGAGCCTGCGGTGGCAGGTCCCGTGCCCGACGACATCGACGACCACCCTGGGCTGCGCTCGGACCTGGAGGCGCTGTGCCGGGCGCTGCTGCTGGACTACCTGCGGGCGGTGGGCATCGCCGCTCGTGCGGGCGAGCGGCTCCAGGTGGCCGAGCTGCGCGCCGCGCTCGGGCTGGCGCCGGAGCTCTCCCGATTCGGCGACTTCTTGGTCGCCGTGCTGAGCGAGGACGGGGTGGTGGACCGGGAGGGCGACACGCTCACCTTCCGCCCGCTCGCCGACACGCACGATTCCGATCGTCTGCACGCCCGGCTGGTCGATCGTCATCCCGGGTTCGAGGGCCTCGCCGACCTGTTGGTGCACTGCGCCGCGGCGTACCCGGAGGCGCTGCGGGATCCCCGCGCGGCCGTCGGGGTGCTCCACCCCGGTGCGGACGGGGCCCTGCTGCGCCGCGAGCTGGGGGAGCGGACCGTCGAGTACCGGTCGACCGGTGCGCTGGGCCGGATGCTCGGCGACGTGCTCGAACGGCTCGCCGCCGAAGTGGGCAGGCCGCTGCGGGTGCTGGAGGTCGGTGCGGGCGAAGGCACGCTCACCCAGCAACTGGCGACGCGTCTCGGTCCGCAGCGCGTGCAGTACCACGCCACCGACCTCGCCCCGTTGGTCGTGGACCTGCTGGCAGACGGGGCCGCCTCTCGCGGTGTGCCGCTGACCACCGGGGTGCTCGACATTGACCGGGACCCGGCCGCGCAGGGGTACTCCGCCGGGTACGACCTGGTGTGCGGACTCGACGTCGTCCACGCCACCCCCGACGTGGCTCGCAGCCTGCGCAACCTCAGGTCTCTGCTGGCGCCGGGCGGAGTGCTCGGCCTGATCGAGACGGTGCGGCACGACCGCTGGCTGCCGATGATCTGGGGGCTGACGACCGGGTGGTGGATCCATGCCGACCGGTCCAGCGACCACGGCCCGCTGCTGGACGTCGACGGCTGGCGAGAGGCATTCGCGAGCCAGGGCTTCACCGACACCACGGTGCGCACCGCGGCCACCGGGCGGCCCGACGCCGCCCTCATTCTGGCTACCGCCCCTGCTGTGGCCCCCGTCGTCAACACCGTCGGCGCCGGGCAGCAGCCGGTGCGCCGCGAAGACCCCGGCGACTGGACCCACCTGCCCGGCTGGCGGCACGCCGCACCTGCCCCCGCCGCACGCCGTCGGGACGGTACGACCTGCCTGCTGCTGTCGGACGGACCGCTCGGCCAGGAGGTGGCTTCGCGGCTGGACACGCTGGGCGTCCGCGCGGTGTTCGCCCGGGCGGACCCGGCCTGGAGCACCGATCAACGGCGGTACCGTGAACTGCTCGCCGATCTGGCCGCGCAGGACCGGGCACCGCAGCTGATCGTGCATCTGTGGCCGTACGAAGCCGCAGGCGTGGACCGCCCCCTCGACCTGGGGACGGTCAAAGAGGGCCAGCTCACCGGGCTGCACAGCCTGCTGCACCTGGCCCAGGCCATCGGCGCCGAAACGGGCACTCAGCCGGTGCGCCTGGTGTCGGTCACCAGGGGAGCGCAAGCCGTGCTGGGCGACCTGGCGCACCCGGAACACGCGACGGTGGCCTCCGCGGTCAAGGTGATCCCCAGAGAACTGCCCCGCGTGTCCGCCACGGCGATCGACGTCGATGCCGCGGACGCCGGCCTGGCGGACCGGGTCGTGGCCGAACTGCTGGACCCCGCGTCGCCCACCGAGGTCGCCTACCGGGGACGGCAGCGGTTCGAGCGCGACTACCACCCGCTGCCGTTCGGTCCCGCACGCACACCGGAACCCGGTGGCGTCTACCTGATCTGCGGCGGGCTCGGTGGCATCGGGCTGAGCGTCGCCGAATACCTCGCCCCCACCGCGCGTGCGCTGGTACTGACCCGGCGCACACCGTTCCCTGAACCCGAGGACCGGGCGGCGCACCCGGCGGGCGGGGACACCGAGCGGCTGGCCGAACGGCTGGCCGCGCTCACCGCGAACGGCGCCGAACTGTTGCTCCGGCGAGCCGACGTGGCCGACGAGGCCCGGATGCGGGAGGTGGTCGCCGAGACGGAGAGCAGGTTCGGCCCGATCACCGGGGTGGTGCACGCCGCGGGTGCTCCGGACACCGCGGGCCTCATCCAGCGGAGGGACCGCCACGCCACCGACGAGGCGATGGCGTCGAAGGTGCTCGGCCCGGTCGTGCTGGACACGATCCTTGGCGACCGACGGCTGGACTTCTTCGTGCTGTGCTCGTCTATCGGCAGCGTCCTGCACAAGCTGAAGTTCGGCGAGGTGGGCTACGTCGCCGGCAACGACTTCCTGGACGCGTTCGCCGCTCACCGCGCGGCCCGGCGGCCCGGCCAGACCGTGTCGATCGGCTGGACCGACTGGACCGACGAGGCTGGGATGTGGGCCACGGTCCAGGAGAAGCTGGTCCAGCGGTACGACGTGGCCGCCGCGCCCGAGCACGTAGCGCCCGGCGCCGACCTCCTCGGTGCGATCAGCCGGTCCGAGGGGACCGAGCTGTTCGCCCGGATCCTCGCGGGCAACCGGTCGCCCCGGGTGCTGGTCTGCACCCTGGATCTCGGGGCGCTGCTGGCCCGGCACGAGGCGTTCAGCACCGACGATCACCGCGCTGCGGTCGCAGGACTGCGGATCGCCCGTTCGCGGCGGGACAGGACCGCGCTGTCCACCGTGTACCGGGAGCCCGGCACGCCGGTCGAACGGGGTGTGGCCGCCTGCTGGGCGGCGCTGCTCGGCGACGACCCGATCGGCGCGGACGACGACTTCTTCGAGCTCGGCGGCGACTCGCTGGTCGCGCTCCGGCTGCTGTCGGCCGTCCGGGAGCGGTACGGGGTCGAGCTGTCGATGGCCCAGCTGTTCGACGCGCCAACGATCTCGGGTCAGGCCGCGGCGATCGAGCACGGCGCGAGCGGACGCGGAGGCGAGGAACGAGGGGACGAGGAGGAGGTGCTCCTGTGA